The DNA window taattttatattataatatcagtTAGTTTTGCtagtttaatttgtcatagGATCTCATTATCAATGACATCAATCGAGAAATTGGCGAATTATAAGCGAGTGCCAACATTTCTGATGTAATTTTGAAGGCGGACGGCCGCGTGCGCGACAAACGCGATGCGCATACGCACGTCCGCAGTGTGTGTGTGCGGGCCGCAATTTTGCACGGCGGCCGAGCGCGAGGTCAGTATGCGCCTGGTCCGGCACGGTCGTGGTGCGAGGCGTGCCGCTCGCGATGGAGCTGCGCGAGATGAACCGCGCGTACGGCACTGCGGAGGAGACCGCGGAACTCCTGCCGCAGCGCGACAGCGCGCCCGAATACGAGAGCTACTTCATCGAATATGCGATGCAGAAGGAGATGATCAATCGCAACCGGTGCTCCGCGAGCCGACGATTGCTCAGTCAGGCCGCACACCTGGACTTCAATTTTTCCAATAGCAATCACTCCAAGGTTGGTCCTCGACGGTCTCACGGGGAGATCGCGGCCGACCGCGGATCTCTCCTTCGCTCGGGAGGTGCTCTACGATCCCGAAGAAGCTTCTTCGTGCAAGAAAACCGTGATGCCATCCGTGGCAACTCGAAAGAGGATCTGAGAATCGCGAGATTCCCAGATGTTCAAAAAAAGAGGCATGAGATGCTGAGGATTCGGGTGTCTTAGGATCGAAAGATCATCTTGGGAAAGCAgaattttaaagatacataTTGACTTTTCTTACATTCTTTTTCttgtaacttaaaaaatgatgGTTTCTCTCTAGAAGAGAGACGCGAAAAATTATTCCGCACTTTTGTACgtgtcaataatttttttaaggcaTTCTTTTGAACGATATATCAGAACGCTACGTATTACACAAGATTACATAAATGCTTACGcccttttataatttttttaaatctattttattatatatatacacgtggTTGTTTATCACAATGCAACTACAATACGtttacaaatttctttttgcacAATTGCAATTAACTAACGAATACTAatctattatctttattttattaatttatttaattatatactgatatttatttatttatgtttttattaatatttgttatatttaattatttataatcacaCAATTTAGATGGAAAATAGTATTGCACTTCCATGAGTTTCTTTCTTCGTCAAATTTGTACGTTTATACTAGtcttttaaattgcaattttttattttctattcgaAACTTTATTTAGAGGCATTTATGGATTTACGGTCTTCGAAGaagttgtatatttaaattatgataattatctCAACAAGAGTGTCTTAATCGATCAGtgaatttgtaaatttggTCCTCGTTAGGATTCACCATGTGCCGGAATCACTATGATCCACACCTCGGGCGCGAACTGGCCGCCCTCCAGGAAACGCGAGGAGGCGACAGCTCTGGAGAACCTTAGGAAGAGGGTAGAGCAGAGCAAGTTGTACAAGGCGGACCGAATTACTGATCCCGTCGTAGCTACCACATCCTCAATAAACTACGAGTTGACTCAACAACAGCCGGACAATCGGCCGAAACTTCTGAAGGTAGACGGTGAAAATACATTCGGAAAGACATTGccatgtttaatttaaaaaaaaaagacagaaacTTGATTCTCGATttgataattctttttctttctctccttttttagcgcgtttttttttctttagaattttattgctACAGGAtcgaataaattgtaatttccaAACTGCATTGATTCCAAAAGAAGGTCAAAATTATATCCACTATATTTTCCAGAAATGTGAGAAATTGTcaaatgatttaattacaaCTCTACGTCATTTTtagaacgataaaaattaattgataataatattctttcgtGTGTTTTTATCTCGAGAATCGCGTTTAATTGCTAGACGATCTAATAAACTGGGAACTTCGGGATTCCAAACTGCGTTGACTCCGAAAGgtcgaatatatatatatatatatatatatatataatgtgagAAATGGTCTCTACGTCacttttaaaatgattaaaatgaaGCCGATAGTAACATATTTTAAcgcgtaatttttttctctcggaaattgcatttaattgttaattgtcTAATAAACTAGGAATTTGCATTTCAAATTGGATTGATGCCGAAATGTCATGATTACGGtgaatatatagaaatatgagAAATTGTCATACTGCACTGTCCAATGATCTAATTACTGTTCTCCGTCacttttaaaatgattaaaatgaaGCCAATAGCATTACTATAGTAATACTTAGATTGTCCATAGacaatctaataaattaataaacgagGAACTTAGATTTCAAATTGCATTGATTCAAAAGGTGAGAATTATGCGTCAAGTATATTTTCTAGAAACATGAGAAATTGtcaaatgatttaattattcatttttagaaCAATTGAAAAGCTAACAGCAATAACTATAACTGTGAGATCGCGTTTTCTTGTAAACCCCGGGCAGAAGAACTAAAGACGAACGTCACGTGCCAGATATATGTCTTGGAATCGCGGAATATAATTTCCGTTGTGTCCTTGGCTTGACCCGATATGCGACTGTTTTCGAAATGGAATACGAAATCAAAAGAGCGAAGGAGCACGCGCGCAAAGTACTTGGGTCGATACTTTAAAGTTCAGGAGCGGCGCATCGTTGTCTCGGATCCTATCGCACGATCGTAAATGCAATTGAGAAACTGCACCTATTCAAGAACAGGTCTATTCGAGACTTTGGATTcgcacaaaattattttactcgcGGAGCAAAGCTTTCTTCAGGGGATTTGAGACACGAAGCGATGCTTGCTCTGAGTCCGCAGGTTGAATATCATAGtgctctttaaattttaaaggagAAGAGAACTAGGATTGTGGAAATGTAGGTCTAAGGATGCAAGAGTGCAATTAAAGTTTAAGAATTCAGATATACATTGATAAGAATCCGAAAACCCAAGAGAATTTATGAATATCGAGATATCTGCAAGTTTATCGATCTTAAGACTTGAAAATTCAAGGATCGAGCACGAAACCGCGTTGATCGAAAATTCAAAAaggcataataataataataaaatataaaattttaggaaGCATTTAggaatttgcaaatttaaagaTTTGCGAGGGTTCCGAAAATTcacgttttaataaaaaaatcttgagaGTTATAAATTCGTGTTCAGAGATCTGAGGAGGCGAGCGCCTTAGAGCGAAACGAAGACGAAGTTGTAGGACATCGCGTGCAGATTATCGCATAGATAATAGATGGAATTGCGTGAATATGTATATCACGATGGATTTTCTTGTAGATACTCAGCAACCGACCGATGAGTATCACGCACGACAGCAGCGACTTGGAGACCGATTGGCGTGATAGCGAATTTATCACCGAGTGCCTTTGCTGGCACAATGTTTATCGACAACGGCACAATGCACCCCCGTTGATCATGTCACCCCAGGTAGTAAATTAGAGAACGATAAAGAGCACGGAAACGGCGCAGGCATAAATGCCGCAAAGCCTCTTAAGTTCAAAACTTATACGTTATCATTTGACTTTTGCAGTTGTGCGAGTACGCTCAATCGTGGGCTAATCATTTGGCGCACACgaacacattttattacaGGAACGATCGAAACGTAGGTCACAATCTTTATTGTCGTCCCGGCGGCGGGGTACCCGGCGACGTCACGGGGCAGGAAGTCGCGTCCTATTGGTACTCCGCCGTAAAGCAATACGACTTCCTCAAAGAACCGGACATTCTCCACGCCAACGTAAATGCgggtaaaagaaaaaataatctaaCAATATCTAAACTTAGAAAAAgcataatgttattttatggTTTGACGACGAAAGGAAATAAGTGCCTTAATGTTGccgtttaatttattacattatatttgcaggtacacggagagaatttttccTTAGAACTCACCTTTAAAGTTGTGGTAGTCGTGGAACATGGccttcgaagaattttatcatgttctttttctttagcgtacactgagaaaaaagatGTCAGTTTAATTCTTCTACTTTAttgaaattctttaatttaaatatgtatttcaattaaatatataaatacttgaattcaAATATGTtatgcatttaagttaaatacataagaacttcaattgaagaaatttaattaagttaaaaaatttagttaaattaactatttttttcctcAATGAGATTTTTTCCTACAAAGAGTCAAGAAGGAGATTTGGTTTACAAAATCTTCTATCATTTatcaattctttaaaattttttgttattcattttctattatcctacattttaaaaattatatatatatatctttacatttatatctttgtaCGTTCTTCCAAAGAATTTTACTGtactttactaaattttactaaaatttgatagtataattataactttggtaaaattttttgaagtcCATGCTATCCTTTTAAAGATTGTTATGCTTTTAAAGACAGTTAtgcttttaaaagtaaattttaagaaaaattctcctcgtgtatttctttttaggTATTACAACAAATCTCATTTGAATTAAGGAGAACGATTGATATGAAGGTACATTTTCTTAGGTCACTTCACCCAGCTTATATGGGCGAGAAGCCGCTACTTCGGGGTCGGCAAGGCGTGCAGTAGAAGCGGCAAGGTGATCGTGGTGGCGAATTACGAGCCAGTGGGCAACGTGTCCGGTCAGTTTCAGAACAATGTGTTCCCGCCGTTACCCGAGAACATGAATGTGATGTTGTCGCCACCCTCCGTGCGAGTGTCGCGGGGGCAATATGAGCTGTTGAAGCCGACGGCTTCATccttgccgccgccgccgccaccaccgctTCCGTTGTCGGACACCGCATCCACCGCCAGCAACACCATGTCCGTCAGCTCCGGTCAATAATACTATGGCCGTGCGAAATGCCTTCTCTGTATTTGCGCGCGATGGGCCGGACGCTgaagaaacagaaaaagaaagaaacaagcCGACCCTTCGCGTGCCGCGAATCAAAGACTTCGGACACGCGAAACACGATGACCGATATCTCCGTCGGAAAGAGCGATATCAGAAGTTTTTCACGAATCAAAGTCGACACGTATCTCTGAAAGCTTctgaaagtttttttcaaaaatgaatGGGAGCCCGACCATGGGCGCGCTAGCTCATTGCCATCACAAACTCAATATGCCCATACTGATTAATCGTTGGAAAGTATTGCAACGctttacttttgttttattgttgCAACTTTACCTCAATCCAAACGTATTTGGTAATTTTTTCCACGGATATGTCGATCGTCAGGTTTTACTGCCAGGTTTCAGCTACCGCTTGCAAAAGCAGTGATAATCAAATATACACCGAGCTTCATCGTGATAGCTGATAacatataaatgattaaatcgAGTAGTACAATCTGTGTAATTATTAACAGTGACGTAACTTTTCGTTTGTTTATCGATTCCgcgtgaaagtaaaaaataatatatgtgaatTAGAAAGTCAGGATgtctaaaaaagaaagacaagTGAAATTAGGcaaagaaattgaaatagTATATTGTGTAACAAGTGCGATGAGTTAGCTATTGCCCGTAAGTGCAGGAAGTGGATGCAAGAGTCGAAGACGAATGCGTTCATCTGCACGAAAGGACAATGGTTGATCCGCACATGTTGCACACGATATTTTTGTTACCTGTACGTTAAAGTATTATCCTTGAGTGTGAATTGACAGATGAAAAAAGGATCACTTTTGGTGCAGatggcaaaaaatattttaagaggaCAATTGTAACAATCAAAATTCTCTtaggattaaaataataagactaattaattgtaaaatgtttagAGTATAAAattcctctttttttataaagtttcaatttcttttccttttttttatatgtatttgcaggaagaaagacaagaaaaagttgttttttgaagaatcaCGTCACTGTTCGTAATATCAAGTTAATCAAAAAGTCTTTTcgtattttatgcaaaaaaaaaattattttttatatgaagtgtttttattttaattagcaaTATAATCTCCTCGTCTAATGATCTCTTCCTATTGATCGAGGTGAATTCAAAATAGTCGCTCTTTTTCCTCCCTCTCGTGATTTGCGTTTAATGCAGATGCGCCAAGTAAAGCGATTCAAAATACGAAGAGACTTTTTGACCAATCAAATAATGGAAGCTCAAATTTAAaagtcacatttttatttccggTTTAGAAAAAAGTTGTAGAAACGCTTGAAAACCAGTTTGTAACTtgctttcaaatttttctaagttTATTCGCTGACTATTCTTTGCATATCATGTGAAAGCAAAATGAAAGCTGGAATTGTTCAGAATACTCAGAAGCTCGTATCTATTTTGTACATCGGTTTAGGACTGGCACTTGTTTAAGGGACTTCTAGTTATGTAAGCTATGTAAGATATATTTGAAAAGCCTAAGTGAAATGAATCGCGCCTAAGCAGGGAGATGATACTTTGCACTTTTCCGTCCTGTTAAAACTAAAACTCAATGGTTTGCGGAATGGAAGTTGAATTTCTTGACATTTTTAGCGCTAACGAAACGTTCCTATTGAATAACAAGGATTAGTGTGTTTCCCCATAAATTGGGAAAATAATCGAACTCAAAGTTGAAAGAAAAACGTCGATTGAAAACCTGAGAGATGATAGAGCATTATCAGCGTTGTTTAGAAGTATTTGTGAGATTGTTGGATGTTAATCTTAAAACGGCTAGAGTAGGATCCACTTGATCCTGAATAATgccaaatgaaaaaaattttgttaagaaagcttgtatttattttttttcatataaatttgaaattaaaaaagaagttagctaagcatatatatatattcata is part of the Monomorium pharaonis isolate MP-MQ-018 chromosome 2, ASM1337386v2, whole genome shotgun sequence genome and encodes:
- the LOC105834787 gene encoding uncharacterized protein LOC105834787, which encodes MELREMNRAYGTAEETAELLPQRDSAPEYESYFIEYAMQKEMINRNRCSASRRLLSQAAHLDFNFSNSNHSKDSPCAGITMIHTSGANWPPSRKREEATALENLRKRVEQSKLYKADRITDPVVATTSSINYELTQQQPDNRPKLLKILSNRPMSITHDSSDLETDWRDSEFITECLCWHNVYRQRHNAPPLIMSPQLCEYAQSWANHLAHTNTFYYRNDRNVGHNLYCRPGGGVPGDVTGQEVASYWYSAVKQYDFLKEPDILHANVNAGHFTQLIWARSRYFGVGKACSRSGKVIVVANYEPVGNVSGQFQNNVFPPLPENMNVMLSPPSVRVSRGQYELLKPTASSLPPPPPPPLPLSDTASTASNTMSVSSGQ